Part of the Lysobacter enzymogenes genome is shown below.
ACGGGCGCCAGCTGCGGCTGCCGGCGTATTGGGGCGTGTCGGCGTGGAGCGGCGGCGCGTGGTCGCGGCGCTACGGCGAAGTCATGGTCGCGGCGGCGACGCAGCTGCCGGACATGGAGGTGTTCGCGACCGAGCGCCCGCGCAAGATCGTGCTGATCAACAAGTCCGAAAGCGTGGACCGGCAGGTCGAGCTGGCGCTGACCGGCGCGGTGGCGGGCCGCTACAGCGCGTGGCGCTACGGCCGCGGCATGAATCCGGCCGACTTCGCCGGCGCCCAGTTCCAGCCGCCGCAGCGCATCGCCGACGGCGCGGCGTACGCGCAGGGACGGCTGTCGCTGGCGGTGCCGTGGATGAGCGTGGTGTTGGCCGACCTGGACTGAGCGTAGCGCGCGGGCGCCGGCCCAACTGCGGCTGAAGCGCCGGCGCGGCGCAGCCGGGGTTGGTGACAAACGGCAGGGGACGCGGTCGCGGGCTTGGACGAAGCTCGCGTTCGCCCGCTACCGCCCGTTTCTTCCGCACGGAACCGCCGCATGCTGCGCCGCCTGTTCGCGTTCGCCTTCGTCCTCGCTGCCGCGTCCGCGTCGGCGGCGCCGGTGGACACGCTCGACCTCAACGTGCCGCTGGCGCCCGCGCCGGTGGTGGTGCAGGGCCGCGAGCGCCTGCTGTACGAACTGCACCTGACCAACTTCGGCGCGGCGCCGTTGCGCCTGGACGGCCTGAGCGTGCTCGACGCCGACAGCGGCGCGGCGCTGGCGGGCTGGCGCGGCGACGCGCTGGCCGCGCGCGCGCGGGTGATCGGCGCGCAGAACGCGACCCTCGACGGCGCCTTGCAGCCGGGCGAGCGCGCGGTGCTGTACGTGGAACTGGACCTGCCGGCGCGCGCGCCGCGCGCGTTGCGGCACAAGGTCGAATTTTCCGCCGCCGACGCCGAGCCGGGCCAGGTCGAAGGCGCGCAGACGGTCCCGCGCGCGGCCGCGAAACTGCAACTGGCGCCGCCGCTGCGCGGCGGTCCGTGGGCGGCGATCTACGCGCCGCAGTGGCCGCGCGGGCACCGGCGGGTGTTCTACGCCCTCGACGGACGCGCGCGCCTGCCGGGGCGCTACGCCATCGACTTCGTCCGCCTCGACGCGGACGGACGCAGCGCCCGCGGCGACGCCGACGTGGCGGCGAACGCGCTGGGTTACGGCGAGCCGGTGCTCGCGGTCGCCGACGGCACGATCGCCGCCGCGCGCGACGGCATCGCCGAGAACGAGCGGGTCTCGCAGCAGACCCGCAATGACTTCGACCGTGCCGCCGGCAACTATGTCGCGCTGGCGCTCGGCGACGGCCGTTACGCGGTGTACGAGCACCTGCGTCCGGGCAGCCTGAAAGTGAAGCAGGGCCAGCGCGTGCGCCGCGGCCAAGCGATCGCCGAGCTCGGCTTCACCGGCGATTCGACCGGGCCGCACCTGCATTTCCACGTCGCCGACGCGGCGGTGCCGTTGCTCGGCGAAGGCGTGGGCTACGGCTTCGAAGGCTTCCGCCTGCTCGGCGCTTACCCGGACGCGAAAGGCATGGGCCAGCAGCCGTGGCAGCCGCGCGCCGACGAAGTCGCGGCGCAGCGCCGCAACGAATTGCCCGAGGCCAACTCGGTGATCGAATTTCCGCCTTGAACGGTCGGTGCGTCGATCGGGCTCGCTGTCGATCGGCTTGCGCAGCGATCGGGCTGCGCCTGGACCGGTTCCAGGGCGAGCGGAACGGATGAGGAATGCGCTGTTGCGGGAGGGGCTTCAGAGCCGAAGTTTCCGCTTCGACTCGTGCAAGCGGACTGCGGCGCCCGGATCGCGGTGACCTGAGCCAACCGCGTCGGAGCTGAAGCTCCTCCCACAAAAGCGCAAGCGCGCCGCGCCCGCGGCGCGCTCAGGCCACGGCCACCTCGTCCGCGCGCGCCGCCGCGCTGCCCGGCACCGGCAAGCGGCCGGCGAGCAGATCGCGCCCGCGTTGCCCCGGCGCCATGACGATGCCGGAACACACCAGGAAGAACCGCTCCAGCGGCAGCGACACCACGTTGACCACGCAGAAACGCCCGGGCTCGTCGTGGTTGATCGCGTAATGCAGGTCGATCCCGCGCGCGCGCAGACGTTCGATCATCCGCTCCAGCAGCGCCGCCGGCGGCAGCGGCGGCGGCGCCGGATGCTCCCAGCGGCCGCGGCGCAGGCGCGCGCGGTCGACCGCGAACACCGCGCAGTCGCGCAGTTTCGGATACGCCGACAAGGCGTCGAGCACGGCCTGCGAATAGCCGGCCAGCCGCGGCTGCATGCGCGGCAGTTCCAGCGACTGCACCAGCTCGGTGATCGCGCGGGTCGCGGCGTGTTCGGGATACAGCGAGGCGCCGTAACCGCAGGGATGGATCAGTTCGCCGTCGCGCAGATCGGTCGCGGTGGCGATGTAGCACGGCACGCCGAGGTCGCTGGTGGCGTCGATCAGCAGGATCTCGCGCTGCAGCTGCGCGCTGGCCGCGCGCAGGCGCTGGGCCAGCGGCGCGGGCAGGTCGTCCGGTTCCAGGCGGTAGCCGTGCGCGGCGGGGTCGCCGAGGTAGTGCGCGGTCAGGAACAGCGACCATGCGTCGCGTTCGACCAGTTCGCCGATCGCGTGCACCGCAGCCTCGGCCAGACTGCTGCCGATCGCGGTGCCGTTGTTGGAGCCGAAGCGCAGCGCGGCGGCGTAATCGAAATCGTCGTCGGGACCGCGCCAGTCGAGATAGGTGGGATAGGACAGGAACAGCGGCAAGGCGATGTCCGGCTCGCCTTCGACGAAGGAGCGATAGGCGCGGCAGGCGAGCCGGCGCTGCGGCTGCGCGGCGAAGGTGGCGCGGAACGGCAGCGCGGCCAGGCGCGGATCGGCCAGGCAATCGGCGCCGCTGCGCAGGATCGGTTCGGCCTGCGCCGGCGCCTTGCCGGTGAACAGATGCTCGACCGCTTCGAACAACGCGCCGACCCGCGACGGCGCGGCTTCGCCCTTGCCGAAGCCGTTGCCGAGCAGGCGGCCGTCGGCGTCGTCGTACAGCGAGCAGATCGTCGCCGCGAACGGTTCGCCGATGCGTTGCAGATCCGCGCGCCAGCCTTGCGCGTCGAGAAAGCCGCGCAGCGAGCGTTCGGCCTCGTCGAGGCTGCGTTCTCGTTCCAGGGGAATCATCGGCTGCGCTCTCCCTTGCGCTGGGCGACCGAATCGGAGGGTTCGGACGGATCGGCACCGCGGCCGCGGCAGGCGGCGGGTGCGGAGCACGGACACGACGGCACGGAGGCGGCCTCCGTGCCGTCGCCGCGCCGGCTCGCGCCGGGCGCGTTCGTGCTGCCTTACTTGGCGTGCGCTTCCAGGAAATCCAGCTCGTCGACGGTCACTTCCTGCTGGACCTGATGGGCTTCCAGGGTCGACGTCGGTTCGATCAAACGCGGGCCGCTCTTCACGATCAGCGGCATATCGATCGTCTTCTTCATATAGTCCCTCATATGGTTTTTTGTGGACGTGCGATGTCGCAGCGGACCGTTGCGGGCCAGCGCCCTCCCGGCGGCTGCCGCTCCTCTATACCAAACGCGCGCCGCTGTCGTGGCCGACTTCGTTTGGATTTGTGATGTAGCGACGGAGCGCGTGAACGCGGCGCGCATTCAGCCGCTCGCTGATTGCGATGTCAGTCGCGGCGG
Proteins encoded:
- a CDS encoding M23 family metallopeptidase, which translates into the protein MLRRLFAFAFVLAAASASAAPVDTLDLNVPLAPAPVVVQGRERLLYELHLTNFGAAPLRLDGLSVLDADSGAALAGWRGDALAARARVIGAQNATLDGALQPGERAVLYVELDLPARAPRALRHKVEFSAADAEPGQVEGAQTVPRAAAKLQLAPPLRGGPWAAIYAPQWPRGHRRVFYALDGRARLPGRYAIDFVRLDADGRSARGDADVAANALGYGEPVLAVADGTIAAARDGIAENERVSQQTRNDFDRAAGNYVALALGDGRYAVYEHLRPGSLKVKQGQRVRRGQAIAELGFTGDSTGPHLHFHVADAAVPLLGEGVGYGFEGFRLLGAYPDAKGMGQQPWQPRADEVAAQRRNELPEANSVIEFPP
- a CDS encoding YcaO-like family protein, translated to MIPLERERSLDEAERSLRGFLDAQGWRADLQRIGEPFAATICSLYDDADGRLLGNGFGKGEAAPSRVGALFEAVEHLFTGKAPAQAEPILRSGADCLADPRLAALPFRATFAAQPQRRLACRAYRSFVEGEPDIALPLFLSYPTYLDWRGPDDDFDYAAALRFGSNNGTAIGSSLAEAAVHAIGELVERDAWSLFLTAHYLGDPAAHGYRLEPDDLPAPLAQRLRAASAQLQREILLIDATSDLGVPCYIATATDLRDGELIHPCGYGASLYPEHAATRAITELVQSLELPRMQPRLAGYSQAVLDALSAYPKLRDCAVFAVDRARLRRGRWEHPAPPPLPPAALLERMIERLRARGIDLHYAINHDEPGRFCVVNVVSLPLERFFLVCSGIVMAPGQRGRDLLAGRLPVPGSAAARADEVAVA